Genomic DNA from Abyssisolibacter fermentans:
CAATATATTCTCTTTTATTTAAATAATTTTCTATTGTCCTATCACTAAGATTTTTAAATTCTACTATAGTTTTCTGATAGTCTACAATCTTCAAAACAGTACCTTTTTGTAAAACAGCAATCCCAGTGAAAACACTATGCTCTTTACCAGAAAGACTTTTCAACATCTCATAAGCATGTTCTTTATTTTTAGGTTTCCCTAATATCTGACCATTATACACTATTGTATCAGCTGCAATAATAATATCTGAGTCCGTAACTTTATTTGACACATCTAGTGCTTTTTGTAAAGCTAAAGACATAGCAACAATTTGAGGTTGTTCATTACCATTAATTTTTTCAGTAATATCACTGGTAACAACCTCTAATTCAAAATCATATTTAGAAAGTAATTCAAATCGCCTTGGTGAAGCTGAAGCTAGAATCAATTTTTTCACTCTATCACCTACAACTTTCTATATACTAAAATAGCTATAACAATACCTATTATGCTAGCTAAATTTATACTTACTAACATTCCAAATGTTAATTTAATAACTTTTAAGTCTAAAACTAAAGGAGTTTTAAGACCAACAGAATAATTTCGTCCAAGAATTTCAATTTTATCGCTGAAAAAATCTCCTATTACTCCACCTATTATTAATCCTACTATAAGTAAAATAATAAGAACTCCTGTATTTCTATTTCTGCTCTTCATCGTCTTTTTCCTCCTAAGTATTAATGTTTATTTGAAAAATATCACATTATATATTTTAACACTAAATTCAATAATAATGAATAATTTATAAACATTTTTTGCATAAAAAGAGCTTTGTCTTTAAGCATTTATATTTGAGACTTATGCATACAAAGCCACATTTAAAGTTTATCATTTTGCTAATTTATTTACAAGTAAGATTTTGCTCCTTTCAAAATATTTTTGTTTTGTATATTTTTTTTATTTTATATTATTTTTGTTATTTTATAAATCATTTGTGATATTTTTATTTTTTGTTTACTTTTCCTTTTATTGGTTGTATAATTGTTGTCTGTAGGAGGTATTTAGTGTATTATTTACAAAATAATTCTTGTAAGATTTAAGGAGTAAATTATAATAGATGCACTGTGGACAAACTCCACTTCACCCATAAATAGTAAATCTATAATAATTATTAGCTAAGTAAGTCACTAATAAATTTTCAATCCCCTATGTTACAAACATAGGAGATTAAGGAGGAAATCATGAACAAAAATAAATTTAATATTAGCATTACTGCTGTAATAATAATAATTCTACTAATGTTTATATTTGTATCAAATGGCAGTAACTCTGATGTAAAAAAAATAAATGAATATTTAACAAGTGACGAATGTAATGGAAGGCTGACAGGAACACTTGGCAATGAAAATGCACAAGCTTTTATTGAATCATACTTCAAAAACTTAAAACTTGAATCTTTAATAACTATTTCTTACTTACATCCATATCAACATAAATTTCACGACTTTAATAACTCGGAAATCGAGTTGAATATAAAAACATCAGATGGCAAAGTCAAAAAATTCAAATACGGAATTGACTTTATGCCTAATTACTTCACAGAAAAACTGGATATAACTCACAAGATAAGTAAAACTCCAAAGCAGGACTGCTTTCTATTACTTGATGATAGAAAGAGTTTAAAGCCTGAATACTGCTATAATACAAGGGGAATATTCTATAGGAAAGATAGTTTTATGAAAAACATAAGAATATCTGACAAAGCACCTATTATACAGATTAGTGAAAATCTCTATGACTATATCAATACTAATGACAACTGTGAAATTTCACTAAAATTTAATCTACCTGCTAAAAACATAACAGCTAATAATGTAATAGCAAAGATTTCAGGTGAAAATAATAAAAATGCCATAATATTATCAGCTCACTTTGACCATGTTGGTAAATCAGGTAAAGACATCTACAGAGGTGCTTTAGACAACAGCTCAGGAATGTCTGTATTATTAAACTTAGCTCAAAAATTAAAGGAATATTCATCAGAGAACACTCTTGATCAAGA
This window encodes:
- a CDS encoding Maf family protein — its product is MKKLILASASPRRFELLSKYDFELEVVTSDITEKINGNEQPQIVAMSLALQKALDVSNKVTDSDIIIAADTIVYNGQILGKPKNKEHAYEMLKSLSGKEHSVFTGIAVLQKGTVLKIVDYQKTIVEFKNLSDRTIENYLNKREYIDKAGSYAIQGLSAAFIKNINGSYSNVVGLPISKLDDILRQYFDFELLNAY
- a CDS encoding DUF4321 domain-containing protein; amino-acid sequence: MKSRNRNTGVLIILLIVGLIIGGVIGDFFSDKIEILGRNYSVGLKTPLVLDLKVIKLTFGMLVSINLASIIGIVIAILVYRKL